A genomic stretch from Patagioenas fasciata isolate bPatFas1 chromosome 10, bPatFas1.hap1, whole genome shotgun sequence includes:
- the LOC139828720 gene encoding olfactory receptor 14J1-like, producing the protein MSYDRYVAICKPLHYGTLLGSRACVHMAAAAWATGFLNALLHTANTFSLPLCKGNALGQFFCEIPQILKLSCSHSYLREVWLLVVSVCLTFGCFVFIVVSYVQIFRAVLRIPSEQGRHKAFSTCLPHLAVVSLFVSTGVFAYMKPPSISSPSLGLVVSVLYSVVPPAVNPLIYSMRNQELKDALIQTCTTLEYTVSHLRV; encoded by the coding sequence atgtcctacgaccgctacgttgccatctgcaaacccctgcactacgggaccctcctgggcagcagagcttgtgtccacatggcagcagctgcctgggccactgggtttctcaatgctctgctgcacacggccaatacattttcactgcccctgtgcaagggcaatgccctgggccagttcttctgtgaaatcccccagatcctcaagctctcctgctcacactcctatcttagggaagtttggcttctagtagtcagtgtctgtttaactttcggatgttttgtgttcatcgtggtgtcctatgtgcagatcttcagggccgtgctgaggatcccctctgagcagggacggcacaaagccttttccacctgcctccctcacctggccgtggtctccctgtttgtcagcactggtgtgtttgcctacatgaagcccccctccatctcctccccatccctgggtctggtggtgtctgttctgtactcggtggttcctccagcagtgaaccccctcatctacagcatgaggaaccaggagctcaaggatgccct